The Solibacillus isronensis genome includes the window TCGTAAAGATGAAATCATCACAGAAGAAGAAAAACTGATACTCGAGCGAATCAGCACTATCTGCAGTATTGTTCTCATCAATAAAAAAGCGATGTTTGATGCAAATGAACGAATGAAAGCCGTGTTATTCGAAAAGCTTCTTATTGGAGAAATTACGGATTATAAAGAGTTGTTACGGGAATTGAAATTATTGAATATTTATGTGCAGGAAAGTTACCATATCGCTTATATTTCCTTTAACTACAAAGATAAATCAAGTGATGACAATTTACAGATGTTTGTAAAAGTGTATCGTGAAATCGTGAACTTCTTTAAAAATCTAAATCTGGAAGTACTAATTGTTCAACGAGGTCAAGGGGTTTTATGCTTTGTTCCGCTTGCTTTTGATGACCCACTATTGGACGGGGCGCCTGAAAAATTTCTGCATTCAATCGATAAATATCAGGATTCGATTATTTGCCGTGTCGGTATAAGTTCAACAACCAATACATTGGAATGTCTCAATCAATCAATTAAAGAGGCAATCATTGCTGAAAGAATGGCCACTGCCAATGAAACGGTCAGTCATTTTGAGGATATCGGCATACTTGGGGCATTATTATATACGGAACATCATCAATTACTTAGAAGTATAGTAGAAAGAGATCTTCTGGAAATTCTCCATCAAGAGGACTTGATGCATACTCTTTATTATTTTTTAGATAATGGCGGTAATTTGGAGAAGACAGCCAAGTTAACGAATTTATCTGTCGGAGGGGTCAGGTATCGTTTGCAAAATATAAAGGAGTTATTACAAATCGATTTACGTTGTCCTAAAATCCGATTTCAGCTTTTGTTAAATTTAAAAGTACTTAAAGTATTAAATCTCCCCGCAATTTAAATTAGTATTTATAGATCATTTAACGACTAAATCAGGTCGTTAAGTAATTTTTTTATTTTGAAACTAACATTAGCTGTTAGTGAAAACAAAAATTTTAGACAGGAACTGCAATATGTGAAAACGCTTTCCTCAATTACACTAATGCTAACAAATCAAAGGGGGTTATAAGTTATGTATACTGGTAAAAGTTACTTGGAAAGCCTAAATGATGGTCGTGTTGTTTATTTAAATGGTGAAAAGATTGATAATGTCGTAGAACATCCCGCCTATGAAAATTCTGCAAAATCATATTCACGTCTTTATGATTCATTGCATGATCCGGAAAAACAGTCAATATTAACAGGAATTAATGAGTATGGTGACCGTACACATAAATTTTTTATAGCTCCAAAGAATGCGGACGATTTATTAGGAGCGCGTGATGCTATTGCAGAATGGTCTAAATTAAATTTTGGATTTATGGGCCGCACACCTGATTACAAAGCTTCGTTCCTCGGACATTTAAATGCCTACTCGGACTACTATGTAGGTTTTGAAGATAATGCAAAAGCATGGTATCAAAAAGCATCGAAAGAGCTACCATTTGTCAATCATACGGTCATCAACCCACAAATGGATCGTTCAAAACCATTGCATGAAAATAAAGACGTTTTCGTTCGTGTAGTGAAAGAAAGAGATGATGGGATTATCGTAAAAGGGGCAAAAATGGTAGGGACATCCGCTGCGTTGACTCATTATAATTTTGTCGCTAACTACGGACCTAAATCCCTTGGTGATGGAGATGTAAGTCATGCGTTGATTTTCTTATTGCCAATGAATGCGCCGGGATTAAAAATGATCAGTCGTCAATCATATGAGTTTAGTGCTAAAGTAAACGGTTCTCCATTCGACTATCCTTTATCAAGCCGTTTTGATGAAAATGATGCGGTTATTGTTTTGGATAATGTATTTATTCCATGGGAAGATGTTCTTGCTTATAAAAATGTAGAAGTCTCTAACAATTTCGTGCCGGCCACACATTTCGTCAATCGCTTCAGCTTCCACGGGTGTACGCGCTTAGGTGTTAAGCTGGACTTTATGTTAGGACTAATTTTAAAAGCAACGGAGTCTTCTGGTACGCATCAATTTAGAGGTGTTCAAGCAAATATAGGAGAAATAGTTGCGATGCGAAATATGATTTGGTCATTATCTACAGCTATGGCGACAAACCCTGATATAGGTATGAGCGGAATTGCTGTTCCTAATGGTGAAGCTGCCAGTGCATATCGCGTCCTTGCACCGGAAGTATGGGTAAAGGTCGTTCATATTTTCGAACAAGTAGTTGCAGGAGGTCTAATTCAGCTACCGTCAAGTGCTGCTGATTTCAATAACCCTGAAATTCGTCCTTACTTAGATGAGTATTATCGCGGCTCAGGTGTAGATGCTGAATCACGTGTGAAATTATTGAAAATGGTATGGGATGCAATCGGTTCTGAGTTTGGTGGGCGCCATGAATTAT containing:
- a CDS encoding 4-hydroxyphenylacetate 3-hydroxylase family protein, whose translation is MYTGKSYLESLNDGRVVYLNGEKIDNVVEHPAYENSAKSYSRLYDSLHDPEKQSILTGINEYGDRTHKFFIAPKNADDLLGARDAIAEWSKLNFGFMGRTPDYKASFLGHLNAYSDYYVGFEDNAKAWYQKASKELPFVNHTVINPQMDRSKPLHENKDVFVRVVKERDDGIIVKGAKMVGTSAALTHYNFVANYGPKSLGDGDVSHALIFLLPMNAPGLKMISRQSYEFSAKVNGSPFDYPLSSRFDENDAVIVLDNVFIPWEDVLAYKNVEVSNNFVPATHFVNRFSFHGCTRLGVKLDFMLGLILKATESSGTHQFRGVQANIGEIVAMRNMIWSLSTAMATNPDIGMSGIAVPNGEAASAYRVLAPEVWVKVVHIFEQVVAGGLIQLPSSAADFNNPEIRPYLDEYYRGSGVDAESRVKLLKMVWDAIGSEFGGRHELYEVNYAGNHENIRLEALYHGMATGNVDYFKSVVDSAMSDYDLNGWTNPVWKTKSNVTI
- a CDS encoding PucR family transcriptional regulator codes for the protein MLNFDLEKKHTTFIPMQNLEQQIDVNKMAKENLQLKNVIAIYNKLNEMLVQKQNLIEILKECNQMVGREIALFDLEGELSYSSCQSVLLENFILEYKKKYTNWKFREQREINLDSGKILISPITVDQEVFQYCGFFYRKDEIITEEEKLILERISTICSIVLINKKAMFDANERMKAVLFEKLLIGEITDYKELLRELKLLNIYVQESYHIAYISFNYKDKSSDDNLQMFVKVYREIVNFFKNLNLEVLIVQRGQGVLCFVPLAFDDPLLDGAPEKFLHSIDKYQDSIICRVGISSTTNTLECLNQSIKEAIIAERMATANETVSHFEDIGILGALLYTEHHQLLRSIVERDLLEILHQEDLMHTLYYFLDNGGNLEKTAKLTNLSVGGVRYRLQNIKELLQIDLRCPKIRFQLLLNLKVLKVLNLPAI